A stretch of Gossypium hirsutum isolate 1008001.06 chromosome A06, Gossypium_hirsutum_v2.1, whole genome shotgun sequence DNA encodes these proteins:
- the LOC107961717 gene encoding pentatricopeptide repeat-containing protein At5g16640, mitochondrial, translated as MGKLHSSFILRSIVNAGSHLSNFHSFSSSSNTIATHIDCLSKKPMSMPVRGKGKTDHCFDNVDHALSLFNKMIEKYPKPSIVEFTKLFATIVRMKHYVIVVSMCSQMELLGVSHDVYSLVVERMLASEGIKGIELGRDEFEKRVWEWKEKFRPRILIDVNKIDMTTTVLGFKISMPIMIAPTAMQKMAHPEDSSLETCGIQEV; from the exons ATGGGTAAGCTTCATTCTTCTTTTATTCTTCGTTCGATTGTTAATGCTGGAAGCCATCTTTCTAATTTccactctttttcttcttcttctaacaCCATTGCTACCCACATCGACTGCCTAAGTAAGAAACCCATGTCCATGCCTGTTAGAGGAAAGGGAAAAACAGACCACTGCTTCGATAATGTTGATCATGCTTTGAGTTTGTTCAATAAGATGATTGAAAAGTACCCAAAGCCTTCAATTGTggaattcactaaattatttgcaACCATTGTTAGAATGAAACATTATGTCATTGTTGTTTCTATGTGTAGCCAGATGGAATTATTAGGCGTTTCCCATGATGTTTATTCT TTGGTTGTGGAAAGAATGTTGGCTTCTGAAGGAATAAAAGGGATAGAATTGGGCAGAGATGAATTTGAAAAACGAGTTTGGGAGTGGAAAGAGAA GTTTCGACCCCGCATTCTTATTGATGTTAACAAGATTGACATGACCACCACTGTCCTGGGATTTAAGATTTCAATGCCTATCATGATTGCTCCGACTGCTATGCAGAAAATGGCTCACCCTGAAG ATTCCTCACTTGAGACCTGCGGAATACAAGAGGTCTAG